In the genome of Candidatus Hydrogenedentota bacterium, one region contains:
- a CDS encoding class I SAM-dependent methyltransferase produces MSEKQWYESLFENYGQKYDKEPFTQGTQGECDFIEKELGFDKSLRILDVGCGTGRHAIELTKRGYRVTGVDLSESQLARAREKATAQGLSIEFLRHDARALPFHAEFDAAIMLCEGGFSLMETDEMNFEILKNVTRSLNDHGVFLFTTLNGLFPLFHNVEAFYAEAKQEDTSACGKNRFDLMTFRDFNVVEFEDDSGNKKALSCNERYYVPCEITWLLKTLGYARIEIFGAKLGAFSRDNALTPENFEMLVIARKQ; encoded by the coding sequence ATGAGTGAAAAGCAATGGTATGAGAGCCTGTTTGAAAACTACGGACAAAAGTACGACAAGGAGCCCTTCACGCAGGGCACGCAGGGAGAATGCGATTTCATCGAGAAGGAACTTGGGTTTGACAAGTCGCTGAGGATCCTCGATGTCGGCTGCGGCACCGGGCGGCACGCGATCGAGTTGACAAAGCGGGGTTATCGCGTAACGGGGGTAGACTTGTCCGAATCGCAATTGGCGAGAGCACGGGAGAAGGCAACGGCACAAGGTCTGAGCATCGAGTTCCTGCGGCATGATGCGAGGGCGCTTCCATTTCACGCGGAATTCGATGCGGCCATCATGCTGTGCGAGGGCGGATTCTCGTTGATGGAAACGGACGAGATGAATTTCGAGATACTGAAGAACGTGACACGTTCCCTGAACGACCATGGCGTGTTCCTGTTCACCACGCTCAACGGGCTGTTCCCCTTGTTCCATAATGTGGAGGCGTTCTATGCCGAAGCGAAACAGGAGGACACGAGCGCCTGCGGGAAGAATCGCTTTGATCTGATGACTTTTCGCGATTTCAATGTCGTGGAATTCGAGGACGACTCCGGAAACAAGAAGGCCCTTTCCTGCAACGAACGCTACTACGTGCCGTGTGAGATCACCTGGCTGTTGAAGACGCTCGGCTACGCCCGCATTGAAATCTTCGGCGCGAAATTGGGCGCTTTTTCGCGGGACAACGCCCTGACGCCGGAAAATTTCGAGATGCTGGTGATTGCCCGCAAGCAATGA
- a CDS encoding ABC transporter permease: MIGNALLLALRELRRNVMRSFLTMLGIIIGVAAVIILVTLGGGATKQVTEQISSLGSNLMMVTPGKRMGPGRESGGAPFKLADAEAIAREVPSLAAVAPAASAASTVIYANENWSSTVTGSTVEYFTVSNRRIKEGRAFTEAETRAGVAVCVIGETIRGKLFGGQDPIGSKVRLGKLACEVIGLLESKGQSTMGTDQDDLLVVPLRTFQRRIAGKEDIGIIQVSVKEGESTDRVKADISRLMRVRRHLSANEEDDFSVMDLKEIATMLSGTTRVLTGLLGAVAAVSLLVGGIGIMNIMLVSVTERTREIGTRLAIGALEREVLMQFLVEAVVLSSFGGLIGILLALGTSIALAGVLQVPFVFNAPIVLVGFLFSGAIGVVFGYFPARKAARLDPIEALRHE, encoded by the coding sequence ATGATAGGAAATGCCTTGCTACTGGCATTACGCGAACTCCGCCGCAACGTGATGCGTTCCTTCCTGACGATGTTGGGCATCATTATCGGCGTGGCGGCGGTGATCATCCTGGTCACCCTCGGAGGCGGCGCCACCAAGCAGGTCACGGAACAGATATCGAGCCTCGGCAGTAACTTGATGATGGTTACGCCGGGCAAGCGTATGGGGCCGGGAAGGGAATCGGGCGGAGCGCCGTTTAAGCTGGCCGATGCGGAAGCCATCGCCCGCGAGGTCCCGTCGCTGGCTGCCGTGGCGCCTGCGGCGAGCGCCGCCTCGACCGTGATCTACGCGAACGAGAATTGGTCGAGCACGGTTACCGGAAGCACCGTCGAGTATTTCACCGTAAGCAACCGGCGCATCAAAGAAGGCCGTGCGTTTACGGAGGCCGAAACGCGCGCGGGCGTGGCGGTCTGCGTCATCGGCGAGACGATCCGGGGCAAGCTATTTGGCGGCCAAGACCCCATCGGCAGCAAGGTGCGTTTGGGCAAGCTCGCATGCGAGGTGATTGGATTGTTGGAAAGCAAAGGCCAGTCTACGATGGGCACGGATCAAGACGACCTCCTCGTCGTTCCGTTGCGCACATTCCAGCGGCGCATCGCGGGTAAGGAAGACATCGGCATCATCCAAGTTTCTGTCAAAGAGGGTGAGTCCACCGACCGGGTCAAGGCGGACATTTCGCGCCTGATGCGCGTCCGCAGGCATTTGTCCGCGAACGAAGAGGATGATTTCAGCGTAATGGACCTCAAGGAGATCGCCACGATGCTTTCGGGCACCACGCGGGTTCTTACCGGGTTGTTGGGCGCGGTGGCGGCGGTGAGTCTGTTGGTGGGCGGTATCGGCATCATGAACATCATGCTGGTATCGGTTACGGAACGCACGCGGGAAATCGGCACACGCCTCGCCATCGGTGCATTGGAGCGGGAAGTGCTGATGCAGTTCCTCGTGGAAGCGGTCGTTCTGTCCTCTTTCGGCGGACTGATTGGAATATTGCTTGCGTTGGGCACTTCGATTGCGCTTGCGGGCGTCCTGCAAGTGCCGTTCGTCTTCAACGCGCCGATCGTTCTCGTCGGTTTTTTGTTTTCCGGGGCAATCGGCGTGGTTTTCGGGTATTTCCCGGCACGGAAGGCCGCCCGGCTGGATCCAATCGAGGCGCTGCGCCATGAATAG
- a CDS encoding efflux RND transporter periplasmic adaptor subunit has product MTNPCADPKSNVAKMLGLGKSRSRGSRMLRYFLGIGIAAAALAAGVSWHSRTASSSLKYETQPVTRGDLVVTVSATGALEPIKEVEVGIEVSGTIMSVDVDYNDEVEVGQVLARLDTSKLEAQSLQSAAALEAARAKLLQAQATVRETEAQMARLKEVREQSGGKMPSQHDFDAQKAVQERAQADEASAKAAVAQAQATLDANKSDLAKAVVHSPINGVVLTRSVEPGQTVAAQFQSPVLFTLAEDLAQMQLLVDVDEADVGLVKKGQEASFTVDAYPDRVFPARITQVRFGSETVDGVVTYKTVLKVDNSDLTLRPGMTATASLIVNKRENVLLAPNAALRFSPPQTQTAKKSGGGSLLSAILPHPPREKAAPRDDSRAKNKDQCVWTVRNGQLVSIAITKGMTDGKVTEIVAGELEPGMELVTEVATLK; this is encoded by the coding sequence ATGACGAATCCGTGTGCCGATCCGAAATCCAATGTTGCCAAGATGCTTGGACTGGGGAAGTCCCGTTCACGCGGATCCCGCATGCTGCGATATTTCTTGGGAATCGGGATTGCAGCCGCGGCATTGGCTGCGGGCGTCTCGTGGCACTCGAGGACCGCATCGAGTTCCTTGAAATATGAGACGCAGCCCGTAACCCGGGGAGACTTGGTGGTGACGGTAAGCGCAACCGGCGCCCTGGAACCGATCAAGGAAGTGGAGGTCGGCATCGAAGTATCGGGGACGATCATGTCCGTAGATGTCGATTACAACGACGAGGTCGAAGTTGGCCAAGTCTTGGCGCGGCTCGACACATCGAAACTCGAGGCGCAATCGCTCCAGTCCGCTGCCGCACTCGAAGCCGCACGCGCCAAACTGCTTCAGGCGCAAGCGACCGTTCGAGAGACAGAAGCCCAGATGGCCCGACTGAAAGAGGTCCGCGAACAGAGCGGCGGCAAGATGCCTTCGCAACACGATTTCGATGCACAGAAGGCCGTTCAAGAGCGGGCGCAAGCCGACGAAGCCAGCGCGAAAGCCGCCGTGGCGCAAGCGCAAGCGACTCTGGACGCGAACAAGTCCGACTTGGCGAAAGCCGTTGTTCATTCCCCCATCAACGGGGTCGTGCTGACTCGTTCGGTCGAGCCGGGACAGACGGTCGCCGCGCAGTTCCAATCGCCCGTGCTCTTTACGCTGGCGGAGGATCTGGCACAGATGCAACTGCTGGTGGATGTCGATGAAGCCGACGTGGGACTTGTGAAGAAAGGCCAAGAGGCGTCGTTCACCGTGGATGCCTACCCGGATCGTGTGTTTCCGGCCCGGATTACGCAAGTGCGTTTCGGTTCGGAAACGGTCGATGGGGTTGTGACGTACAAAACGGTATTGAAGGTGGACAATTCGGATCTGACTCTGCGGCCGGGGATGACGGCCACGGCTTCGTTGATAGTAAACAAACGAGAGAATGTGCTACTGGCGCCGAATGCGGCGTTGCGGTTCTCGCCGCCTCAAACACAGACGGCGAAGAAGTCCGGCGGCGGCAGTCTGCTGAGCGCAATCCTGCCACACCCGCCGCGTGAAAAGGCGGCGCCGCGCGATGACTCCAGAGCAAAGAACAAGGACCAGTGCGTGTGGACTGTGCGCAATGGGCAACTTGTATCCATTGCGATTACCAAGGGAATGACCGACGGGAAGGTGACGGAGATCGTCGCTGGCGAACTCGAACCGGGCATGGAACTGGTGACCGAAGTGGCGACGTTGAAATGA
- a CDS encoding DUF5009 domain-containing protein yields MKESWDATAIRPRVMSVDALRGFDMFWIMGGGEAVKQFIRLFGDPMPAGIARQFSHVEWEGFAAWDLIMPLFLFIVGVAMPFSVGRRIERGDTRAGIYRHTARRVIVLFILGMIAQGHLLTFDLDRIHIYCNTLQAIAAGYLVATMALVHLRIAGQAALCAALLIGFWLIMILVPVPGHGAGVLTPDGNLAMFIDEAVLGRFRDGTHYTWILSSMGFAGSVLLGMFGGHILKSERLTQGRKAFALVGMGVALTAGGLIWSLWFPIIKHIWTSSFVLFAAGLSYLLLAAFYTVMDVFGHKTWAFPFAVIGANALLAYLAEGLVSAHGIAAWLFGESAREWPAMYSFPFALLVFVLLWIGLYVLYRKRVFVRV; encoded by the coding sequence TTGAAAGAGTCATGGGACGCCACAGCAATCCGCCCGCGCGTGATGTCCGTGGACGCGCTGCGCGGCTTCGACATGTTCTGGATCATGGGCGGCGGCGAGGCGGTCAAGCAGTTCATCCGGCTGTTCGGCGATCCGATGCCGGCCGGCATAGCGCGCCAGTTCAGCCATGTCGAGTGGGAAGGATTCGCGGCGTGGGATTTGATCATGCCGCTGTTCCTGTTCATCGTGGGCGTGGCGATGCCGTTTTCGGTGGGCCGGCGCATCGAACGGGGCGACACGCGCGCCGGCATATACCGGCACACGGCCCGGCGCGTCATCGTTTTGTTCATTCTTGGCATGATTGCGCAGGGCCACCTACTGACTTTCGATCTCGATCGCATTCACATCTACTGCAACACGTTGCAGGCGATTGCCGCCGGCTATCTCGTCGCGACGATGGCGCTGGTTCACCTGCGCATCGCGGGGCAGGCGGCCTTGTGCGCGGCGCTGCTGATCGGATTTTGGCTGATCATGATTCTTGTGCCCGTGCCGGGGCACGGCGCGGGCGTGCTGACGCCCGACGGCAATCTGGCGATGTTCATTGACGAGGCCGTGCTGGGCCGGTTTCGCGATGGCACACATTACACGTGGATCCTCAGCAGCATGGGGTTCGCGGGGTCGGTGCTGTTGGGCATGTTCGGCGGACATATCCTGAAATCGGAGCGTCTCACGCAAGGCCGCAAGGCCTTCGCGCTGGTGGGCATGGGCGTGGCATTGACGGCCGGGGGATTGATTTGGAGCCTCTGGTTTCCGATCATCAAGCATATCTGGACCAGTTCCTTCGTGCTGTTTGCCGCAGGACTGAGTTATCTTTTGCTGGCGGCGTTCTACACGGTCATGGATGTGTTTGGACACAAAACGTGGGCGTTTCCCTTTGCAGTCATCGGCGCGAACGCCCTGCTGGCCTATCTGGCCGAAGGACTTGTCAGCGCGCATGGCATCGCGGCGTGGTTGTTCGGTGAAAGCGCCCGCGAATGGCCCGCAATGTATTCATTCCCCTTTGCGCTGCTGGTATTCGTCCTGTTGTGGATCGGCCTTTACGTCCTTTACCGGAAACGAGTCTTCGTCCGCGTGTGA
- a CDS encoding ABC transporter ATP-binding protein codes for MMSDKNGHGTTDAPLIELVGVTKVYGTGTATMEALRGVDLRIYPGEFVAVMGPSGSGKSTCMNILGCLDTPTDGTYRFQGIEVGQLTRNQRALLRRHCLGFVFQGFNLLNRTSALENVELPLIYRGEAAHTRHARARQAMCDVGLSGWEHHTPGELSGGQQQRVAIARAIVTQPLVLLADEPTGNLDSARSVEIMDLLTAFNREQGITIVMVTHEPDMAAYAKRTVHFKDGLIDTDHSHKDNVQ; via the coding sequence ATGATGAGCGACAAGAATGGCCATGGCACAACCGACGCGCCCCTCATCGAACTCGTGGGGGTGACCAAGGTCTATGGGACCGGCACCGCCACCATGGAAGCGTTGCGCGGTGTGGACTTGCGGATCTATCCGGGCGAGTTCGTCGCGGTGATGGGTCCGAGCGGGTCGGGCAAGAGCACCTGCATGAACATTCTAGGCTGTTTGGACACGCCCACGGACGGTACGTATCGCTTTCAGGGCATCGAAGTCGGCCAACTCACGCGCAATCAGCGGGCGCTGTTGCGCCGTCATTGCCTCGGCTTCGTGTTCCAGGGCTTCAATCTCCTGAATCGTACTTCGGCGCTCGAGAATGTCGAGTTGCCATTGATCTACCGCGGTGAAGCAGCCCATACGCGGCATGCGCGCGCCCGACAGGCCATGTGCGACGTGGGATTGAGCGGCTGGGAACACCACACGCCGGGCGAACTGTCAGGCGGCCAGCAGCAACGGGTCGCCATCGCGCGTGCGATCGTCACGCAACCGTTGGTCCTACTGGCGGACGAACCGACCGGCAATCTGGATTCCGCGCGCAGTGTCGAGATCATGGATTTGCTGACGGCTTTCAACCGGGAACAGGGAATCACCATCGTCATGGTGACCCATGAACCCGATATGGCCGCCTATGCCAAGCGTACCGTTCATTTCAAGGATGGACTGATCGACACCGATCATTCACACAAGGACAACGTCCAATGA
- a CDS encoding TIM barrel protein, with amino-acid sequence MDTKTQNSSAAGDDPGMVADHVASRDSRMSLRISAGLWIFASGVDPTTPEGFREMPRVQDRLAMAAKIKGLKAVEIAQTDVTPDFPVRELKRVLKEYGLLCSGVSVNFMQDKRFALSAFGHQHPKTRNIAIEEGRKASDIARQLGATEVTLRLYTDGFDYPFHVDYATHWNTVISSIKTIAKYASPDINVAIAYKPREPRKYLTIASVGKSLSLCQEIAMKNVGVAMNFSHALMAGENPAESIAFLTRANKLFQMYFSDSYRLTDDMMIPGSVNMWEIMEALLYLKIARYKGYAILDMLPHRMDPCHACQIAVGNLSIFWKKLEKLDIAELRKAQRTLDAVESQKIIRRVMLQG; translated from the coding sequence GTGGATACCAAGACGCAAAATAGTTCAGCCGCAGGCGACGATCCCGGCATGGTCGCCGATCACGTAGCATCACGGGACAGCCGGATGAGCCTTCGGATTTCAGCGGGGTTGTGGATTTTTGCGAGCGGGGTGGATCCGACGACGCCCGAAGGATTTCGCGAGATGCCCCGGGTGCAGGATCGCCTTGCGATGGCCGCAAAAATCAAGGGCCTGAAGGCGGTAGAGATTGCGCAGACCGATGTAACGCCCGATTTTCCTGTCCGTGAACTCAAACGGGTGTTGAAGGAATATGGATTACTCTGTTCGGGGGTGTCGGTCAATTTCATGCAGGACAAACGGTTTGCGTTGAGCGCGTTCGGTCATCAACATCCCAAGACACGAAACATCGCCATCGAGGAAGGCCGTAAAGCGTCCGACATCGCCCGGCAACTGGGTGCGACCGAAGTAACGCTGCGGCTTTATACGGATGGTTTCGATTATCCCTTCCATGTAGACTATGCAACCCATTGGAACACGGTTATTTCGTCCATTAAAACCATCGCCAAGTACGCCTCGCCGGACATCAATGTGGCGATCGCCTACAAGCCGCGCGAACCCCGCAAATATTTGACCATCGCTTCGGTGGGCAAGTCGCTTAGCCTCTGCCAGGAAATCGCGATGAAGAATGTCGGCGTGGCCATGAATTTTTCCCATGCGCTGATGGCGGGAGAGAATCCCGCAGAATCCATCGCCTTCCTGACACGGGCCAACAAACTGTTTCAGATGTATTTCAGCGATTCGTACCGCCTGACCGACGACATGATGATACCGGGCAGCGTCAACATGTGGGAAATCATGGAAGCGCTGCTTTATCTCAAAATTGCGCGCTATAAAGGATATGCCATTCTCGACATGCTCCCGCACCGGATGGATCCATGCCATGCGTGCCAAATTGCGGTGGGCAATCTCTCGATTTTTTGGAAAAAACTAGAAAAATTAGACATCGCGGAGCTTCGCAAGGCCCAGCGTACGCTTGATGCCGTCGAAAGCCAGAAGATAATCCGCCGCGTCATGCTCCAAGGATAA
- the tsaE gene encoding tRNA (adenosine(37)-N6)-threonylcarbamoyltransferase complex ATPase subunit type 1 TsaE: MPSEGLERVLVTRNPEETESLGCALAGLIPAGTVVALHGPLAAGKTCFVRGVARHYGRAEHVSSPTFTLVNQYGSAPCLYHVDLYRLSAAAELTDLGYEDLFDPDGISLVEWAERAEEWLPDRRLDLTFAHAAEGQRRIVIRDHGVLPADWPARLSGFPAQPAG; encoded by the coding sequence ATGCCTTCTGAAGGATTGGAACGTGTCCTGGTCACCCGAAATCCGGAAGAGACCGAATCGTTGGGCTGTGCCCTTGCGGGCCTGATTCCGGCCGGTACGGTTGTGGCGCTGCACGGGCCGCTTGCCGCGGGCAAAACCTGTTTTGTGCGGGGCGTGGCGCGTCATTACGGCCGCGCCGAACACGTCAGCAGTCCCACGTTCACGCTCGTCAATCAATACGGAAGCGCGCCGTGCCTTTATCACGTCGATCTGTACCGGCTTTCGGCGGCGGCGGAACTGACCGATCTTGGATACGAGGATCTTTTCGATCCGGACGGAATCAGCCTTGTCGAGTGGGCCGAACGGGCGGAGGAATGGCTTCCCGATCGCCGTCTCGACCTCACGTTTGCGCACGCCGCGGAAGGACAACGCCGCATCGTCATCCGCGATCACGGGGTGTTGCCCGCGGATTGGCCCGCCCGATTGTCCGGGTTCCCCGCGCAACCGGCCGGCTGA
- a CDS encoding lipid-A-disaccharide synthase N-terminal domain-containing protein produces the protein MAGANGRAVWSNPYILETAYTIVGVAGSVLFFGRFYVQWIVAEIKKQYVVPVSFWYMSAAGSLMLFVYAFGRGSPGGTLGVCFNLIVYCRNLIHIWRERGVLTPFWNVAAHVFACVTIGIASALTFFTWRAGYSNTTEFWAWSAVWAVGQAVFFLRFLIQWAVTEIRHKSIIPASFWWLSLAGLFLHGSYFFHRGDWLLAIGTISDGLPYVRNLWLMRRYPPAGE, from the coding sequence ATGGCCGGGGCGAACGGCCGTGCCGTGTGGAGCAATCCGTATATTTTGGAAACAGCATACACCATAGTGGGCGTGGCGGGATCCGTCCTGTTCTTCGGGCGATTCTACGTCCAGTGGATCGTCGCCGAGATCAAAAAACAATATGTGGTACCCGTCTCGTTTTGGTATATGAGCGCCGCGGGATCGCTGATGCTTTTCGTCTATGCCTTTGGGCGCGGATCTCCGGGCGGCACCTTGGGCGTTTGCTTCAATCTCATCGTATATTGCCGCAACCTTATCCACATCTGGCGCGAACGCGGGGTGCTGACCCCGTTCTGGAACGTGGCCGCGCACGTTTTCGCGTGCGTGACAATCGGAATTGCATCGGCGCTGACCTTTTTCACGTGGCGGGCCGGTTACAGCAACACGACGGAATTCTGGGCGTGGTCGGCCGTTTGGGCGGTGGGGCAGGCCGTGTTTTTCCTGAGATTCCTCATCCAGTGGGCCGTAACGGAAATCCGGCACAAGAGCATCATACCCGCATCGTTCTGGTGGCTGAGCCTTGCCGGCCTGTTTCTGCACGGGAGTTATTTTTTTCATCGCGGCGACTGGCTTTTGGCCATCGGGACCATTTCCGACGGGTTGCCCTATGTTCGCAATCTGTGGCTGATGCGGCGGTATCCGCCCGCCGGGGAATAA
- a CDS encoding efflux transporter outer membrane subunit yields MRGNKVGAWMQATAVSGLILVVCSCVTGPDYQRPALDVPGQYKSATESEKAQPGFGSDWWLLFQDPDLAALATKALEANESLKAAMARVEQARASTVSVRSSFFPVVALSPSATRSRSPGVSASGAVSPPGAEGVQSGGSSSGTTSTRLSLPFDVSYEIDIWGRLRRSYEAADATAQASVCELEVVRQTLLADLAKDYFELRSLDAQDEILTRNLALYREQVELTQCQVNAGLVDATSLLQAQVQLESARVQAADVRRQRTDLEHAIAILLGRPPSEFSLEPHPLDAVPPIIPAGLPSDLLRRRPDVAEAERNLAAACAEIGVAKADFFPSISLTGTAGFQSVDAGDLLKWQQRTWSFGPNLSLPIFNGRRLRASLQKAQARYDELQATYRGTVLDAFRDVEDSLTDLHVRADEAENQAKAVDAAREYLKLTQIQYRAGTIDYLQMIDAERTLLTNELSAAQILSQRMVSTVLLIKALGGGWEIH; encoded by the coding sequence ATGCGCGGAAACAAAGTGGGAGCATGGATGCAAGCGACGGCGGTATCCGGTCTGATCCTTGTTGTCTGCTCTTGTGTAACGGGGCCGGATTATCAACGTCCGGCGCTGGATGTGCCCGGACAGTACAAAAGCGCCACCGAAAGCGAAAAGGCACAACCCGGCTTTGGGAGCGACTGGTGGTTGCTCTTCCAAGATCCTGACCTCGCGGCCCTCGCGACAAAAGCGCTCGAAGCCAATGAGAGTCTGAAAGCGGCCATGGCGCGCGTCGAACAGGCCCGCGCATCCACCGTGTCCGTCCGGAGTTCGTTCTTTCCCGTTGTAGCGTTGTCGCCCTCGGCCACGCGTTCACGTTCGCCGGGCGTGTCGGCGTCTGGTGCAGTTTCTCCGCCCGGCGCGGAAGGCGTCCAGAGCGGCGGATCGTCTTCCGGCACGACCAGTACCCGCCTTTCGTTGCCGTTCGACGTTTCCTACGAGATCGACATTTGGGGACGGCTTCGCCGTTCCTATGAGGCCGCCGATGCAACCGCTCAGGCTTCCGTTTGCGAGTTGGAGGTCGTCCGCCAAACCCTCTTGGCGGACTTGGCCAAAGACTACTTCGAACTTCGTTCGCTCGATGCGCAGGATGAAATCCTGACGAGGAACTTGGCGCTCTATCGAGAACAAGTGGAGCTAACGCAATGTCAAGTGAATGCCGGATTGGTCGATGCGACCAGCTTGTTGCAGGCGCAGGTGCAGTTGGAGTCAGCGCGTGTACAAGCCGCGGATGTCCGTCGGCAACGCACCGATCTCGAACATGCCATCGCTATTCTGCTTGGCCGTCCGCCATCAGAGTTTTCGTTGGAGCCCCACCCGTTGGATGCCGTTCCACCCATTATCCCGGCGGGCTTGCCCTCGGATCTATTGCGGCGGCGTCCCGATGTGGCGGAGGCCGAACGGAATCTTGCCGCAGCCTGTGCCGAGATCGGCGTGGCCAAGGCGGATTTCTTTCCAAGCATAAGTCTGACCGGGACGGCCGGTTTCCAGAGCGTGGATGCCGGCGACCTCTTGAAATGGCAACAGCGGACGTGGTCTTTTGGGCCGAATCTCTCGCTGCCCATCTTCAACGGGAGACGATTGCGCGCCTCGCTGCAAAAAGCCCAAGCGCGGTACGATGAGCTTCAGGCCACCTATCGAGGAACCGTTCTGGATGCATTTCGCGATGTGGAGGACTCGCTAACGGACCTGCACGTGCGTGCCGATGAAGCGGAGAACCAAGCAAAGGCGGTCGATGCCGCACGGGAATATCTGAAGCTGACACAGATTCAATATAGGGCTGGAACGATCGACTATCTGCAGATGATCGATGCCGAACGGACCTTGTTGACGAACGAATTGTCGGCGGCGCAAATTCTCAGCCAACGGATGGTTTCGACGGTCTTATTGATCAAGGCGCTGGGCGGCGGCTGGGAAATACACTGA
- a CDS encoding HEAT repeat domain-containing protein has product MRWCLYGIMLVQIVTSAEDEAVARRTADRAMELMRRGSVDWVVFSVSSGMPSVPRPQTASPVLEETAQAEDPETRFQALEALSESGNPDYLDRFLVALNDPSPPIRELAAGYLAKQDAGQVFARLMELFARGGGEALARLDPAIPLLGARFEPRFMEALADPDETPARKRIAAHCLGRMNSVAAIPALAECAWNSDEATALACIQALLAVRDPIIIARLGELAGHSLPSIRKAAIEGLADAGGPEAFDVLGRLAMAPPDGNEETAREAVLALGAMNTEAAIPLLIEIMRTNVAARRTAVQVLRQLTGDDAGDQPSEWQAWYERRIKALQQQIEQEQKSLYDVEYMK; this is encoded by the coding sequence ATGCGGTGGTGTCTGTACGGAATAATGCTGGTTCAGATTGTTACATCGGCGGAGGATGAAGCCGTGGCCCGGCGGACGGCGGATCGCGCGATGGAATTGATGCGCCGTGGTTCGGTGGACTGGGTCGTCTTTTCCGTTTCATCGGGCATGCCTTCGGTTCCGCGTCCGCAGACGGCTTCGCCCGTTCTTGAGGAAACCGCGCAGGCCGAGGATCCGGAAACGCGTTTTCAAGCGTTGGAGGCGCTTTCGGAATCTGGAAATCCTGATTACCTGGATCGTTTTCTGGTTGCGCTGAACGATCCATCGCCGCCCATTCGCGAATTGGCGGCGGGGTATCTCGCGAAACAGGACGCGGGTCAAGTCTTTGCGCGGCTCATGGAATTGTTTGCGCGCGGGGGCGGCGAAGCATTGGCCCGGCTCGATCCGGCCATCCCTCTCTTGGGGGCAAGATTTGAGCCGCGATTCATGGAAGCGCTTGCGGATCCGGACGAGACGCCCGCGCGCAAGCGGATCGCCGCCCATTGCCTGGGCCGGATGAACAGTGTCGCGGCGATACCGGCGCTGGCGGAATGCGCGTGGAATTCGGACGAGGCGACGGCCCTGGCCTGCATACAGGCTTTGCTGGCCGTTCGGGATCCGATAATCATCGCACGGCTGGGCGAATTGGCGGGGCATTCGCTTCCGAGCATCCGCAAGGCAGCCATTGAAGGGCTTGCCGATGCAGGCGGGCCGGAGGCGTTTGACGTGCTGGGACGGCTGGCCATGGCGCCTCCGGACGGCAACGAGGAAACAGCACGCGAGGCGGTGTTGGCGCTGGGCGCGATGAACACGGAAGCCGCCATTCCGCTCTTGATCGAAATCATGCGGACCAACGTGGCGGCACGGCGGACGGCCGTGCAGGTCCTGCGCCAATTGACCGGCGACGATGCCGGCGATCAGCCCTCCGAGTGGCAGGCGTGGTACGAGCGGCGGATCAAGGCCCTGCAACAGCAGATCGAGCAGGAGCAAAAATCACTTTACGATGTCGAATACATGAAATGA
- a CDS encoding CerR family C-terminal domain-containing protein, with amino-acid sequence MTDQRRGQETKDRILEAACKVFSEKGYRDGTHAEICRRAGTNVAAINYYFESKESLYRAVFEHLEEKAESFYPLSGGVPETAEPEQRLQGFIHAHLSRMFDPVRLGHLHHIRMREIFEPTGLLDDLLERSLAYGRKQILGILRELLGPQVPERDVTWCEMSIVGQCFMGAPGPRDKGPRVVFGLAASNVDQLAEHILRFSLAGVRAIREKYEMEFSAPSVNNDNADD; translated from the coding sequence ATGACCGATCAAAGACGCGGGCAGGAAACCAAAGATCGCATTCTGGAGGCGGCCTGCAAGGTCTTTTCCGAAAAGGGCTACCGAGATGGCACCCATGCGGAGATATGCCGTCGGGCAGGCACGAATGTAGCGGCCATCAATTATTACTTCGAGTCGAAGGAATCGCTCTATCGTGCGGTTTTCGAGCATCTGGAAGAAAAAGCTGAATCCTTTTATCCCTTGAGCGGAGGGGTGCCGGAGACGGCGGAACCGGAGCAACGTCTCCAGGGGTTTATCCATGCGCACCTCAGCCGGATGTTCGATCCGGTGCGTCTAGGCCATCTTCACCACATTCGCATGAGGGAGATTTTCGAGCCGACGGGCCTCTTGGATGACTTGCTGGAACGGAGCCTGGCGTATGGCAGGAAGCAGATCTTGGGAATCCTACGCGAATTGCTGGGACCTCAGGTTCCGGAGCGCGATGTGACATGGTGCGAGATGAGCATTGTCGGCCAGTGTTTCATGGGAGCGCCGGGACCGCGCGACAAAGGGCCGCGCGTCGTCTTTGGACTCGCGGCAAGCAACGTGGACCAGCTGGCAGAACATATCTTGCGGTTTTCCCTGGCCGGGGTGCGGGCCATTCGGGAAAAGTACGAAATGGAGTTCTCGGCGCCGTCCGTCAATAACGATAACGCCGATGATTAA